In Pseudomonas sp. MTM4, one genomic interval encodes:
- a CDS encoding TIGR04211 family SH3 domain-containing protein, which translates to MSLSRHRLALLSRFTWLTTQSRVVRVGVFGTLLAVVAPAQAQQATNDRWVSDTLSTYVRSGPTDGYRIVGSLTSGQKVELLDTQGDYSQVRGENGDRVWIRSSDLQEIPGQAERLPQLEQQVAELSEELKTIDDNWKARVQGMQETLDSRKALIDELEARRRALDEALTATESDLRDAQARLGDENNQVLMRYMVYGGSIAGAGLLAGLIIPAMTRGRKRNDRWF; encoded by the coding sequence ATGTCCTTATCTCGCCATCGTCTCGCTCTTCTATCCCGTTTCACCTGGTTGACCACTCAGAGCCGCGTCGTTCGTGTCGGTGTGTTCGGCACCCTGCTGGCCGTCGTCGCACCGGCCCAAGCCCAGCAAGCGACCAACGATCGCTGGGTCAGCGATACCTTGAGTACCTACGTACGCAGCGGCCCAACCGACGGCTATCGCATCGTCGGTAGTCTTACGTCAGGGCAGAAAGTCGAGTTGCTCGATACCCAGGGCGACTACAGCCAGGTTCGCGGCGAGAACGGCGATCGCGTCTGGATCCGCAGCAGTGATCTGCAAGAAATTCCCGGCCAGGCCGAGCGTCTGCCGCAGCTCGAGCAGCAGGTCGCCGAACTCAGTGAAGAATTGAAGACAATCGACGACAACTGGAAGGCCCGCGTGCAAGGCATGCAAGAGACCCTGGACTCACGCAAGGCCTTGATCGATGAGCTGGAAGCGCGCCGCAGAGCGCTCGACGAAGCACTCACGGCTACCGAGTCGGACCTGCGCGACGCCCAGGCTCGGCTGGGTGACGAGAACAATCAGGTGCTGATGCGCTACATGGTTTACGGCGGCAGCATCGCCGGCGCGGGCTTGCTGGCCGGGTTGATCATTCCGGCCATGACGCGCGGGCGCAAGCGCAACGACCGTTGGTTCTAG
- a CDS encoding bifunctional diguanylate cyclase/phosphodiesterase, translating into MLVGSYNEILVFFSFLVAVLASYTALDMAGRVATAEGRAARLWWIGGSFSMGLGIWSMHFVGMLAFSLPIPLGYDPLITTASLVIAIAASALALWLVCQQTLPWLRLAHGAVLIGCGIAVMHYSGMAALRMQPGIVYDMGWLSASVAVAILASAAALWLAFRLRANVFRVRLWRGIAAVIMGLAIAGMHYTGMAAASFPDGSFCGASNTGLDTNWLALLVIMLTLAVLAIALIVSILDGRMQSRTSMLASSLEKANSELIQLALHDNLTRLPNRLLLEDRLSQALKVAQRESSTFAVMFMDLDGFKAVNDAFGHHIGDELLMSVTERLRACIRAQDTLARLGGDEFVLLAAITGPDDAATLADKLVQCIDEPFALSRYQLRVSLSVGIAVYPSDGETERDLLLHADAAMYHTKSAGRNGYSFFEASMNANAAEQLQLLHDLRMAEERNELRLLYQPKFEVPTGDVQGFEALLRWQHPTRGLLAPDVFLPMAEKTGLIIPIGKWVLAEACRQLREWHLQGFSHWSIAVNLSAVQFEQPGLLEMVAEAIDRHCIPAANLTLEITETVAMRNAEATIETLRSLTDFGVKASIDDFGTGYSSLLYLKRLPASELKIDRAFVKEMSVGNEDSVIVSAIIALGKALGLEIVAEGVETAEQRAFLTELGCETLQGFLLDRPMPAAQILERMMQAGPGWSSSVAGVTKRISEPG; encoded by the coding sequence ATGCTGGTTGGTAGCTATAACGAAATCCTGGTGTTCTTCTCGTTCCTCGTCGCTGTGCTTGCGTCCTACACCGCGCTCGACATGGCGGGGCGCGTTGCGACCGCTGAAGGTCGTGCGGCGCGCCTATGGTGGATCGGTGGCTCGTTTTCCATGGGGCTGGGCATCTGGTCGATGCACTTTGTCGGCATGCTGGCCTTCAGTTTGCCGATTCCGCTTGGCTACGACCCCTTGATCACCACGGCCTCGCTGGTCATCGCAATCGCGGCGTCTGCCTTGGCGCTCTGGCTGGTGTGCCAGCAGACGCTGCCCTGGCTGCGGCTCGCGCACGGCGCGGTTCTGATCGGCTGCGGTATCGCGGTCATGCACTACAGCGGCATGGCGGCGCTGCGAATGCAGCCGGGCATCGTGTATGACATGGGATGGTTGAGCGCTTCGGTGGCCGTCGCCATCCTGGCCTCGGCCGCTGCTCTCTGGCTCGCATTTCGCCTGCGCGCAAACGTTTTTCGCGTACGGTTATGGCGGGGCATCGCCGCAGTGATCATGGGGCTCGCGATCGCCGGCATGCATTACACCGGCATGGCTGCGGCGAGCTTTCCGGACGGGAGCTTCTGCGGCGCGTCCAATACCGGTCTGGATACCAACTGGCTGGCTCTGTTGGTGATCATGCTGACGCTGGCGGTCCTGGCAATCGCGCTGATCGTCTCGATACTGGACGGGCGCATGCAAAGCCGTACCTCGATGTTGGCCAGTTCGCTGGAAAAGGCCAACAGTGAGCTGATCCAGCTTGCCCTGCATGACAACCTGACCAGATTACCCAACCGTCTGTTGCTCGAAGATCGGCTAAGCCAGGCGCTCAAGGTCGCCCAGCGGGAGTCGTCCACCTTCGCCGTGATGTTCATGGACCTGGATGGCTTCAAGGCCGTGAACGACGCCTTCGGTCACCATATCGGCGATGAACTGCTGATGAGCGTTACCGAGCGGCTGCGCGCGTGCATTCGCGCCCAGGACACGCTGGCGCGGCTGGGTGGGGATGAGTTCGTGCTGCTGGCCGCCATCACCGGACCTGATGACGCCGCAACGCTGGCCGACAAGCTGGTGCAGTGCATCGATGAGCCCTTCGCGCTGTCCCGTTACCAGCTGCGGGTGTCGCTCAGCGTCGGCATTGCGGTGTACCCCAGCGATGGCGAAACCGAGCGCGACCTGCTGCTGCATGCCGATGCCGCCATGTATCACACCAAGAGTGCCGGCCGGAACGGCTACAGCTTCTTTGAAGCCTCGATGAACGCGAACGCGGCTGAGCAATTGCAACTGCTGCACGATCTGCGCATGGCTGAAGAGCGGAATGAGCTGCGCCTGCTTTACCAGCCGAAATTCGAAGTGCCGACCGGGGATGTGCAAGGCTTCGAGGCATTGCTGCGTTGGCAGCACCCGACGCGTGGCTTGCTCGCGCCCGACGTCTTTCTGCCGATGGCCGAGAAAACCGGCTTGATCATACCCATTGGAAAATGGGTGCTGGCCGAGGCGTGCCGCCAATTGCGCGAATGGCATCTTCAGGGGTTCAGCCATTGGAGTATCGCCGTCAACCTTTCAGCTGTGCAGTTCGAGCAACCGGGCCTGCTCGAGATGGTGGCCGAGGCGATCGACCGCCATTGCATCCCCGCTGCGAATCTGACCCTCGAAATCACTGAAACCGTAGCCATGCGAAACGCGGAAGCGACCATCGAAACCTTGAGGAGCCTCACCGATTTCGGCGTGAAAGCCTCCATCGATGACTTCGGTACGGGATATTCGAGTCTGCTTTATCTGAAGCGACTTCCAGCTAGCGAGCTGAAAATCGACCGTGCGTTCGTCAAGGAGATGAGCGTCGGTAACGAAGACTCAGTGATCGTCTCGGCGATCATTGCATTGGGTAAAGCGCTGGGCCTGGAAATTGTCGCGGAGGGCGTGGAAACGGCCGAACAGCGCGCGTTCCTCACCGAACTCGGTTGTGAAACGCTCCAGGGCTTTCTGCTCGATAGGCCAATGCCCGCCGCGCAAATTCTCGAGCGCATGATGCAGGCAGGGCCGGGTTGGTCATCGTCCGTGGCAGGCGTCACGAAGCGGATATCCGAACCCGGTTAG
- a CDS encoding STAS domain-containing protein: protein MALLQQRTFNVIASNQSELLTKWSAELESSGLYRTIKTEDFRQQTEEFIRLLIAGASRTESGDVKAASWDEMRQYLEKLSHSRVQLGFDSQQTAGFIFSLKRPLMPLLQSEYADEPALLAEQLWALSELIDDLGLYTVRTYQKSREAVIKRQQEELLELSTPVVKLWDGVLALPMIGTLDSQRTQVVMESLLQRIVDTGSEIAIIDITGVPTVDTLVAQHLLKTVTAIRLMGADCIISGVRPQIAQTIVHLGLDLQGIVTKASLADALALALRRSGLTVTKAV from the coding sequence ATGGCTCTATTGCAACAACGCACGTTCAACGTCATCGCCAGCAATCAGTCAGAGCTGCTCACCAAATGGTCTGCCGAGCTGGAATCCAGTGGCCTGTACCGCACTATCAAAACCGAAGATTTTCGCCAGCAAACGGAAGAATTCATCCGCCTGTTGATCGCTGGGGCCAGCAGAACCGAGTCGGGTGACGTCAAGGCAGCCAGCTGGGACGAGATGCGTCAGTACCTGGAAAAACTGTCCCATAGCCGGGTGCAGCTGGGTTTCGATTCACAGCAGACCGCAGGCTTCATTTTTTCGCTCAAACGCCCGCTGATGCCATTGTTGCAGAGCGAATACGCCGACGAGCCGGCGCTGCTGGCCGAGCAGCTCTGGGCATTGTCCGAACTGATCGACGACCTCGGTCTGTATACCGTGCGCACTTACCAGAAGTCCCGCGAGGCGGTGATCAAGCGCCAGCAGGAAGAACTGCTGGAACTCTCAACGCCGGTCGTCAAACTATGGGATGGCGTACTGGCGTTGCCCATGATCGGCACGCTGGATTCGCAGCGGACTCAGGTCGTGATGGAGTCGTTGCTGCAGCGCATCGTCGACACCGGATCGGAAATCGCCATCATCGACATCACTGGCGTGCCTACCGTCGATACCCTGGTGGCGCAACATCTGCTCAAGACCGTCACGGCCATCCGCCTGATGGGCGCTGACTGCATCATCAGCGGCGTGCGCCCGCAGATCGCTCAGACCATCGTTCACCTCGGCCTCGATCTACAGGGCATCGTCACCAAGGCATCCCTCGCCGACGCACTGGCATTGGCCTTGCGCCGCTCCGGCCTGACTGTAACCAAGGCGGTGTGA
- a CDS encoding STAS domain-containing protein, protein MERIPILRMGDFLLVTIQVDMHDQLAMTLQDDLAERISATSARAVLIDISALDMVDSFIGRMISSISGLSSIMDAETVVVGMQPAVAITLVELGLTLQGVSTALDVEKGMQLLHRRMADK, encoded by the coding sequence ATGGAACGCATCCCTATACTGCGAATGGGTGACTTCCTGCTCGTCACCATTCAGGTCGACATGCACGACCAGCTGGCCATGACCCTGCAGGACGACCTTGCCGAACGCATCAGCGCGACTTCGGCCCGTGCCGTATTGATCGATATTTCCGCATTGGACATGGTCGACTCGTTCATCGGCCGCATGATCAGCTCGATTTCCGGCCTCTCAAGCATCATGGACGCCGAGACCGTCGTGGTCGGCATGCAGCCGGCCGTCGCCATCACGCTGGTCGAACTGGGCCTGACCCTGCAGGGCGTCAGTACGGCGCTGGATGTCGAAAAAGGCATGCAACTGCTGCACAGACGGATGGCCGATAAATGA
- a CDS encoding anti-sigma regulatory factor: protein MTVRASGSLPVRIEQDVVLARQAVRRIAQDCGMRLIDQTKLVTAVSELARNTVVYGGGGDMDWEIIEQSARTGIRLTFRDEGPGIPDIKLAMTDGWTSGGGLGLGLTGAKRLVDEFELDSTPGIGTRISIVRWA from the coding sequence ATGACCGTGCGCGCCAGTGGCAGCCTGCCGGTACGCATCGAACAGGATGTGGTACTGGCGCGTCAGGCGGTCCGCCGGATCGCACAGGATTGCGGCATGCGCCTGATCGATCAGACCAAGCTGGTAACCGCAGTCAGCGAGCTGGCCCGTAACACCGTTGTCTACGGCGGCGGTGGCGATATGGACTGGGAGATCATCGAGCAAAGCGCCCGTACCGGTATTCGCCTGACGTTCCGTGACGAAGGCCCCGGAATACCCGACATCAAGCTGGCCATGACCGATGGCTGGACGTCCGGCGGTGGGCTCGGTCTTGGATTGACCGGTGCGAAACGGCTGGTGGATGAGTTCGAACTCGACAGTACTCCAGGCATCGGTACCCGAATCAGTATCGTCCGATGGGCATGA
- a CDS encoding ATP-binding protein — MNLPGSLTQVLPIDDSSQVGHARRVAQRLATDLGFDETDAGRVALATTELATNLLKHAGQGALHLRSITAENGSGVEIVAVDRGPGFSLNECLADGFSTGGTQGTGLGALMRQAQVFDAYSDHKGSVVLVQLFRRGVAALPVRFGVSQHSLNNDPACGDVWHVAIDGQRISALVIDGIGHGEEAEHAGKCGASVFAAEPFAEPEISIADMHQAMNGTRGGAAAVALFDPRLGVLRFAGIGNIGASLLNAEKSRGLASHPGIVGSQFRKARAFDYPVEGAQLLIMYSDGLQSRWNLRDYPGLAHRHPAIIATVLHRDYCRGRDDATVLVIALEATRD, encoded by the coding sequence ATGAATCTCCCCGGCTCGCTGACGCAGGTGCTACCCATCGACGACAGCAGCCAGGTGGGCCATGCCCGCCGCGTTGCGCAGCGCCTGGCCACGGACCTGGGTTTCGATGAAACCGATGCTGGACGTGTCGCGCTGGCAACTACCGAGCTCGCCACCAACCTGCTCAAGCATGCCGGCCAGGGCGCCCTTCACCTGCGCTCGATCACGGCAGAAAACGGAAGTGGTGTCGAGATCGTTGCGGTGGATCGAGGGCCAGGCTTCTCACTCAACGAGTGCCTGGCCGATGGCTTTTCCACTGGCGGCACGCAAGGTACAGGGCTGGGCGCGCTGATGCGCCAAGCGCAGGTTTTCGACGCCTACTCGGATCACAAAGGATCGGTCGTACTCGTACAGCTATTCCGACGCGGCGTCGCAGCGCTGCCTGTGCGCTTTGGTGTCAGCCAACATTCATTAAATAACGATCCCGCATGCGGTGACGTCTGGCATGTGGCTATCGACGGACAGCGAATCAGCGCGTTGGTGATCGACGGCATCGGCCACGGCGAAGAGGCGGAGCATGCCGGCAAATGTGGTGCCAGCGTATTTGCCGCTGAGCCTTTCGCCGAGCCGGAAATCAGCATTGCCGATATGCATCAGGCAATGAACGGAACCCGCGGCGGCGCCGCAGCCGTCGCGCTGTTCGACCCCCGCCTCGGGGTATTGCGCTTCGCCGGGATTGGCAACATTGGCGCCAGCCTGCTCAACGCGGAAAAAAGTCGGGGCTTGGCCTCGCATCCTGGAATAGTCGGTTCGCAGTTTCGCAAAGCGCGCGCATTCGACTATCCCGTCGAGGGGGCTCAACTGCTGATCATGTATAGCGATGGCCTGCAATCTCGCTGGAATCTGCGCGACTATCCGGGGCTGGCACACCGCCACCCGGCCATCATTGCCACGGTACTACACCGTGATTATTGTCGCGGACGCGACGATGCGACCGTTCTGGTAATCGCTCTGGAGGCAACGCGTGACTGA
- a CDS encoding sensor histidine kinase KdpD: MERLRSENESLRAELDETNQGVLALYAELDIQAEQLRQASDLKSRFLSYMSHEFRTPLGSIRSITRLLSDELDGPLSSEQHKQVLFISGAASELSDMVDDLLDLAKIEAGRISISPAWFDMLDLFAALRGMFRPIVDAETVDLIFEEPQDIPRLYTDDKKLAQILRNFISNALKFTQRGEVRISARREGEHEVCFAVTDSGIGIPHDLHGNLFEDFVQIDTPLQKRLRGTGLGLSLCKRFAELLGGRVGVESTPGVGSTFFVIIPLSITTEPVDGA; this comes from the coding sequence CTGGAACGGCTGCGCAGCGAGAACGAGTCGCTACGCGCCGAGCTCGACGAAACCAATCAGGGCGTTCTTGCTTTGTATGCCGAACTCGACATTCAAGCCGAGCAGCTACGTCAGGCCTCCGATCTCAAAAGCCGCTTTCTGTCCTACATGAGCCACGAGTTTCGCACTCCGCTGGGTTCGATTCGCAGCATCACGCGCTTGCTCAGCGACGAGCTGGACGGGCCGCTGAGCAGCGAGCAGCACAAGCAAGTCCTGTTCATCAGCGGTGCGGCCTCCGAGCTGAGCGACATGGTGGACGATCTACTCGATCTGGCGAAGATCGAGGCAGGTCGAATCAGCATTTCGCCGGCGTGGTTCGACATGCTCGATCTGTTCGCCGCGTTGCGCGGCATGTTTCGCCCCATCGTCGACGCCGAGACGGTGGATCTGATCTTCGAAGAACCACAGGACATCCCGCGGCTGTATACCGATGACAAGAAGCTGGCGCAGATTCTGCGAAATTTCATTTCCAACGCATTGAAGTTCACGCAGCGCGGAGAAGTGCGCATTTCAGCACGCCGCGAAGGCGAGCACGAAGTCTGTTTCGCCGTCACCGACAGCGGTATCGGCATACCGCACGACCTGCACGGCAACCTGTTCGAAGATTTCGTGCAGATCGACACGCCTCTGCAGAAGCGTCTGCGCGGCACCGGTCTGGGACTGTCGCTGTGCAAGCGGTTCGCCGAACTGCTCGGTGGGCGAGTCGGAGTGGAAAGCACACCGGGTGTCGGCTCCACCTTCTTCGTCATCATTCCACTATCTATTACCACGGAGCCGGTTGATGGAGCGTAA
- a CDS encoding response regulator, translating into MERKCKLLVVDDNAATRYAIRRVMERHGYDVFEAGTGDEGLTLIAEQAIDALILDVNLPDMSGFDIVRQLRADERTQLLPVVHVSAASIQTGDIITGLDAGADAYLIHPVDPDVLLATLRTLLRVRDTEHALRESEARFREIFTSVAAPIVVIDAQLQIHECNPAFELLLGDRDGASALLARLADNQEDKLQQLRQSLASGARWQGTLNMHVAGQLRETKWQVSPYRAVDLGLVFVEDVTEQRQRERSQLQQIDSVNSELAREVAERVRTEAQLMQAQKMDALGKLTGGIAHDFNNLLTGIITGIELLKQRFQEGRSDAVLRFADTALSSARSAASMTNRLLAFARQQPLDARPANINDQIRSLEELLQRTIGERIELKLDLCEEGAIAQVDANQLESAVLNLVINARDALPDGGHIVIRTASMRSTGNTELADGNYVALSVKDDGAGIPAKVIGKVFDPFFTTKPLGQGTGLGLSSIYGFARQSGGEARIDSVVGQGTEVTLVLPAATDIGHTAAPIGDTPKGNSEHVLIVEDMPAVRMLVLEMLSEAGYRCSEAGDVATALSVLQDDPSVDLLLTDVGLPQLSGRELADVARTHRPALPVLFMTGYAENAVRRDRFLAEGMDMVVKPFQISELLAKVRRVLDTASANRLNRN; encoded by the coding sequence ATGGAGCGTAAGTGCAAACTGTTGGTAGTCGATGACAACGCCGCGACGCGCTACGCGATACGTCGGGTGATGGAGCGGCACGGCTATGACGTGTTCGAAGCCGGAACCGGCGACGAAGGCCTGACACTCATCGCCGAGCAAGCAATCGATGCGCTGATTCTCGACGTGAACCTGCCCGATATGAGCGGTTTCGATATCGTCCGGCAGTTGCGTGCCGACGAGCGCACCCAGTTGCTGCCCGTGGTTCACGTATCTGCCGCGTCGATCCAGACCGGAGACATCATCACCGGGCTCGATGCCGGTGCGGATGCCTACCTCATTCATCCGGTCGACCCGGACGTGTTGCTCGCCACGCTGCGCACGCTATTGCGCGTCCGTGACACCGAGCATGCGCTGCGTGAAAGCGAAGCGCGCTTTCGTGAAATCTTTACCAGCGTGGCCGCACCGATTGTCGTGATCGATGCGCAGCTGCAGATCCATGAATGCAACCCGGCATTCGAACTGCTGCTGGGGGATCGTGACGGTGCTTCGGCATTGCTCGCCCGCCTTGCCGATAACCAGGAAGACAAGCTGCAGCAGCTTCGTCAAAGCTTGGCCAGCGGTGCTCGCTGGCAGGGCACGCTGAACATGCACGTTGCCGGTCAGCTGCGTGAAACCAAATGGCAGGTTTCGCCCTATCGCGCCGTTGACCTTGGCCTCGTGTTCGTCGAGGACGTCACCGAGCAACGCCAACGCGAACGCTCGCAACTGCAACAGATCGACAGCGTGAACAGCGAACTCGCACGCGAGGTGGCCGAACGTGTGCGCACCGAAGCGCAGCTGATGCAAGCACAGAAGATGGACGCTCTGGGCAAGCTGACCGGAGGCATCGCACATGACTTCAACAACTTGCTGACCGGCATCATCACCGGCATCGAGTTGCTCAAACAGCGATTTCAGGAAGGCCGCAGCGACGCGGTATTGCGCTTCGCCGACACCGCCTTGAGCTCCGCACGCAGCGCCGCCTCGATGACCAATCGGCTATTGGCTTTTGCCCGCCAACAACCGCTGGACGCCCGCCCCGCCAATATCAACGATCAGATTCGCTCCCTCGAAGAGCTGCTGCAGCGCACCATCGGCGAGCGCATCGAGCTGAAGCTAGACCTCTGCGAGGAAGGAGCGATCGCACAGGTGGATGCCAATCAGCTGGAAAGCGCTGTGCTGAATCTGGTCATCAACGCACGGGACGCATTGCCTGACGGCGGCCATATCGTCATCCGTACGGCATCCATGCGATCCACAGGCAATACCGAACTTGCCGATGGTAATTACGTCGCGCTGAGCGTGAAGGACGATGGCGCCGGGATCCCCGCAAAGGTCATCGGCAAGGTATTCGACCCCTTCTTCACGACCAAGCCGCTCGGCCAGGGCACCGGCCTGGGCCTGTCTTCGATATATGGCTTCGCCCGTCAGTCAGGTGGCGAGGCGCGGATCGACAGTGTCGTTGGCCAGGGCACCGAAGTGACGCTGGTATTGCCCGCAGCTACTGACATCGGCCACACCGCCGCCCCCATCGGCGACACGCCAAAGGGCAACAGCGAGCATGTGCTGATCGTCGAAGACATGCCGGCGGTGCGCATGCTGGTACTCGAGATGCTCAGCGAAGCGGGCTATCGGTGCAGCGAGGCGGGAGATGTCGCGACGGCATTATCGGTGCTGCAGGACGATCCAAGCGTCGACCTGCTGCTGACGGATGTGGGCCTTCCACAGCTCTCGGGGCGCGAGCTAGCCGATGTCGCGCGGACCCATCGTCCCGCCCTGCCAGTGCTGTTCATGACCGGTTATGCGGAAAATGCGGTGCGTCGCGACCGCTTTCTGGCCGAAGGTATGGATATGGTGGTCAAGCCGTTTCAAATCAGCGAGCTACTTGCCAAGGTGCGTCGAGTGCTCGATACGGCCTCGGCGAATCGGCTCAATCGTAACTAG
- a CDS encoding DUF3079 domain-containing protein gives MAKKFPMNPPHPERICWGCDRYCPADSLACGNGAGRTQHPAEMMGDDWYLYGDWGFDLIATDKPDEKAG, from the coding sequence ATGGCCAAGAAATTCCCGATGAATCCTCCACACCCCGAACGCATCTGTTGGGGCTGCGATCGCTATTGTCCGGCCGACTCGCTCGCCTGCGGCAACGGTGCCGGTCGTACCCAGCACCCGGCGGAAATGATGGGGGACGATTGGTACCTGTACGGCGATTGGGGTTTCGATCTGATCGCGACCGACAAACCGGACGAAAAGGCGGGTTGA
- a CDS encoding RES family NAD+ phosphorylase has protein sequence MAWQEVLPAWRRAYRIINSSFPPLTVFEDTLTPEDLEIAFALEAMTNDRLREEAGLLQRVAPGDRVSGPGSTPVMAAFTHIGNASRFSDGSYGVYYCASSIDAAIAETKFHLERFLAATREANVEITMRAYVNKIVKPVIDIRDMPELHQPDPAAYGNSQAFAREHRDGKAWGLLYRSVRLDGHECVAAFRPQTVSLPVQGPHFRYVWDTRAGAITHILQISEVLV, from the coding sequence ATGGCATGGCAGGAGGTTCTGCCGGCCTGGCGGCGGGCGTATCGCATCATCAATAGCTCGTTTCCGCCGTTGACGGTGTTCGAAGACACGCTCACCCCGGAGGATCTGGAGATCGCTTTTGCGCTTGAAGCCATGACCAACGACCGTTTGCGCGAAGAGGCGGGGCTATTGCAGCGCGTGGCGCCCGGTGACCGAGTCAGCGGGCCCGGCTCGACGCCGGTGATGGCAGCCTTTACCCATATCGGCAATGCCAGTCGGTTCAGCGATGGCAGTTACGGTGTCTATTACTGCGCCAGTTCCATCGATGCGGCTATCGCCGAAACCAAGTTCCATCTGGAACGTTTCCTGGCAGCCACGCGTGAGGCGAATGTGGAAATCACCATGCGCGCGTACGTGAACAAGATCGTCAAGCCGGTGATCGACATACGCGACATGCCTGAGTTGCATCAGCCCGATCCGGCCGCCTATGGCAACAGCCAGGCATTCGCCCGCGAACACCGTGACGGCAAGGCCTGGGGCCTGCTTTACCGAAGCGTGCGGTTGGACGGGCATGAGTGCGTGGCTGCATTTCGCCCGCAAACGGTCTCGCTGCCGGTGCAAGGCCCGCATTTTCGCTACGTGTGGGATACGCGTGCCGGCGCGATCACCCACATTCTGCAGATCAGCGAGGTACTGGTTTGA
- a CDS encoding MbcA/ParS/Xre antitoxin family protein: MKTEQAISKPDIHSPDAGRVALTFFFNLMQLWECSAEQQRVLLGSVGNTTYFKYKKLPEVRLPRDTLERISYLMGIHKALRIIFSNQAERAYEWVHKPNDAAPFNGMSALDYMLGGQVVDLADVRRYLDGVRG, from the coding sequence ATGAAAACCGAACAGGCAATCAGCAAGCCGGACATCCATTCACCCGATGCGGGGCGAGTTGCGCTGACGTTCTTCTTCAACCTCATGCAACTGTGGGAGTGCAGCGCCGAGCAACAGCGTGTTCTGCTCGGTTCAGTGGGCAATACCACCTATTTCAAGTACAAGAAGCTTCCCGAAGTTCGTTTACCGCGCGATACGCTGGAGCGGATTTCCTATCTGATGGGCATCCACAAGGCGCTACGGATCATCTTCAGCAATCAGGCGGAGCGCGCGTACGAATGGGTGCACAAACCCAATGACGCCGCGCCGTTCAATGGCATGAGCGCGCTCGATTACATGCTCGGTGGGCAAGTGGTCGATCTGGCGGACGTACGTCGTTATCTCGACGGGGTTCGCGGCTGA